A window from Leuconostoc mesenteroides subsp. mesenteroides encodes these proteins:
- the rplR gene encoding 50S ribosomal protein L18 → MISKPDKNKLRVKRHKRVRGKISGTAARPRLNVFRSNANIYAQLIDDVAGVTLASASSHDAEVTGSKTEQAIKVGELIASRGKAANIEEVIFDRGGYVYHGRVQALAESARENGLKF, encoded by the coding sequence ATGATTTCAAAACCAGATAAGAATAAGCTTCGCGTAAAGCGCCACAAGCGCGTTCGTGGAAAAATCTCTGGTACTGCTGCTCGCCCACGTTTGAACGTTTTCCGTTCTAATGCAAACATCTACGCTCAATTAATTGATGACGTAGCGGGTGTAACGCTAGCAAGTGCCTCAAGTCATGATGCCGAAGTAACGGGATCGAAGACAGAACAAGCAATTAAAGTTGGTGAGTTGATCGCTTCACGTGGTAAAGCCGCAAACATCGAAGAAGTTATTTTCGATCGTGGTGGTTACGTTTATCATGGACGTGTTCAAGCATTAGCAGAATCAGCCCGTGAAAACGGCTTGAAGTTCTAA